Genomic DNA from Candidatus Koribacter versatilis Ellin345:
GCGACGAGCCCAATCCGGCACCTTGCGACAAGCGCTCAATCGCCTTCTTGTTGCGCTTGATCTTGCCGCTCTTCTCCATGCTCGCGATCAGGTTCGAAACGTAGATCTCGAGCACTTCATCCTTCTTCTTGGCAAGCAACTGCTGGCGCGCTTCTTCCTTGCCCTTGGTCATCTCGTCTGCCGTCGGTTCCTGCTTCTCGACGACCGCGATCACAATGGCGTTGCGTCCGCCCTGCACCGGCCCAATGATGTCGCCAGTCTTACCGGCGAACACAGCCGTGAAGCTCGGACCGCTCAAGGAGCCGACGTCCGGCACCTGCGACGACTGCGTCACCATCTCGCTGGTCTTCACCGTCACGCCCGCTTCCTTCGCAGCCTTCTTCAGGTCATGCTCGGTGCGCGCGCGATCGGCCAGTTCCTGTGCCTTCTGCACGATCAGCGTCTGCGCCTTGCCGGCCTTGAACTGCTGCTCGACCTGCGCCTTCGCCTGCTCGAAGGTCGGCGTCGCCGGAGGCTGCACATCGGTCACTTCGTAGACGGCGTAGCCACCCGTGATCGGCGCGACGTCTGCGCCGCTCTTGGCATTCGCCTTGAAGACCGCGTTCATGAACTGGGGAGCCTGCCCGATTCCCGGCAACAAAGACGACTGCGTAACGAAGTCGGTCGTCTCCACCGTGTCGCCAGCGGCCGCAGCAGCCTTGTCCAGCCCCTGCACGCGCGCCGAATTGCGAAGGTTATCAGCCGCTTTCTGCGCCGCATCGGCAGCCTTCTGTCCGCCCATCACGATAGCGATTTGCGACTTCACTTCATCCAGCGACCTGGCGCCTGCCGGTTCGTTCTTCTGGATCTTAATAATGTGGTACCCGAACTGCGTCTTCACCGGTCCAAGGATGTCGCCCGTCTTGCCCGCCAACGACGCGTCCTTAAACTCCTTCACAAGGTTGCCCTGCGGCGTCACTTCCAGAGTGCTGTCGCCGGTGCCCTTGTCGTCCGAATACTTCTTAGCCAGTTCGCCGAAGTTCGCTCCGCCCCTTGCCTGCTTCAGGTAATCTTCCGCCTTCGCTTTGGCAGCGGCATCGGTCTTGGCATCCGCGCCCTGCGGCACCATCACCAGGATGTGCTGGACGGTCGCGGTCTGCGGAATTGTGAACTCCGTCTTGTGGTCGTTGTAGTACTTCTGGATGTCGGCATCGCTCGGCTGCACGCCCGGCAGCTTGCTACCAATTACGGAGACGTACTTGATCTTGCGCTTTTCCGGCAGCGAGTCCTTGAACTGGTCCTTGTGCGCCTCGTACCACGCCTTCATTTCGGCGTCGCTCGGATTAATGCCCTTTTCGATGTCGGCCAATGAGAGCGATGCGTAATCGAACTTCACCTTGGTCTGCTGCTGCCGCACCAGGTTGTCAATGTCGGCATCCGCTACCGTTGCGCTGGCTTCCACCACGCCGCGCAGCTTCTGGATCTCGATCGACTTCTTCAGTTCCAGTTCGAACTGCGGGACCGTCATGCTGAACTGGCTCTGCACAAAGTTCTGGTAGGCGTCGTCGCCCACGTAGTTGCCCTTCGGGAAGAGGATTTCGCCGAACTGCCCCTTGTGCAGCACCGCGCGGAGTTCCTCATCGGAAACGTTCAGTCCCATGCGATGCGCTTCATCGAGCACGGCCTTCTGCTTGATCAGCATCTCGACCGCTTGCGGCATGAGGAACGGAACGAATTGCGCCGGATAGCGCTGCTGCTGGGCCATGTTCTGGGCAGCCTTCGAAGCATCGGCCGCGGTGATGGCTTCACCATCAACTTTGGCCAGGTCGCTGTCGCCAGTAACCGTGGTGTCGCCGAAGCCGAAAATGCCGCCGCCCGGAATGAGGGTAACGACCATCATGACGCAAATAACAGTGAGGAGGCCTCCAAGCACGATCTTCTTGGTCTTGGAAGGGGTCTGCAGGAATCGAATCATCTTCTCTGGAACTCCAAATTGAGTGGGGCGAATCCATAATTATAAACCAGCAGCGTCGCTCGTCTTCCCCGCGTCACTCCGAATTCGCCCTCCTTTCACTGTGGCGGGTTTACCACTTAACCCGCGAATTCAACCGATCACCCGCTCCGGCGTTAACGCCCGCATTGTCAATGTGTTGTAATAATTGCAGTCCTCATGCGGAAGCGACCCAACAGTCTCCACAGGAACCTCGTAGCAGCCCGGCGCCGCGTTCGCGAGCTCGCCATGATTGGCCGCGCTCTTGCCTCTACCGATCACCCGGTAATGGCGCACATCATCCCCATGCGCCAGTGCAATCTTTCCTGCAAGTACTGCAACGAGTACGACAAGGTTTCCAAGCCGGTTCCGCTCGAGACCATCAAGCGCCGCATCGATCTCCTCGCCAAGCTGGGCACGAACATCGTCACCATCAGCGGCGGCGAACCCCTGCTCCACCCCGATCTCGACGAGATCATCCGGCACATGCGCAAGCACCCGATCATCGCCGGCATGATCACCAACGGCTACCTGCTCACCGCCGACCGCATCAAGCGCTTGAACAACGCCGGCCTCGACCACCTCCAGATCTCCATCGACAACGTTAATCCCGACGACGTCTCCAAAAAGAGCTTGAAGGTCCTCGACAAGAAACTCCAGCTCCTCTCCGAACACGCCGACTTCCACGTGAACATCAACTCCGTGGTCGGCGGCGGCGTGAAGGATCCGCACGACGCCCTGGTCGTCAGCCGTCGCGCATTGCAGTTAGGCTTCACCTCAACCGTCGGCATCATCCACGACGGCGAAGGCCAGCTCCAGCCCCTCAACGAAGAAGAGCGCGCCGTTTTCCTGAAGATCAAGACGCTAGAAAAGAAGAGCTACTCGCGCTTCAATCACTTCCAGAACAACATCGCGCACGGCAAGCCGAACGAGTGGCGATGCCGCGCCGGCGCCCGCTACATCTATATCTGTGAAGATGGCCTGGTGCACTACTGCTCGCAGCAGCGCGGCTACCCCGCCGTCCCGCTTGAGCAATACACCACAGCCGATGTGAAGCGCGAATTCCTAACCGAAAAGAGCTGCGCCCCGCACTGCACCATTTCGTGCGTCCACCAGATCAGTTACATCGACCACTGGCGCGCCCCGCAGTCCATCACATCAGCGCAACCCGTCCCCGAAAACGAGTTAGTGCAGATCGAGTAGTCGTGTCATCAAGTTTTTCCAGTCGCGGCCAGCGCATACAGAAGCATCCCCCGCACAAAAACGTTCTGTCATCCTGAGCGCAGCGAAGGATCTGCTGTTGTTTTGGACTGACACATCCACTTTCCACAACCCGCATGACGCAATCGTTCATCGTGTGTTAAATTGTTGAAGGTGGTTCGATTCGGTAAGTTTTCTTCCGCCTCACCCGCACCGCCAGCTCCTTCCAGATCGGCAAGATTCGGCAGCGAGTTCCAACCAAAGTCAGGGCGCGTAGCTCAATTGGCAGAGCAACTGACTCTTAATCAGTAGGTTGAAGGTTCGATTCCTTCCGCGCTCACCATCTCAATTTTAAAATCTCAGGCTGCATTCGCAGCTCGAATTGGCGATGCCGGTACAACCACCTCGACCAGTCCCGTCGCAACGTCATAAACGAGGCCAGAGATGAGCCAATCGTCCGGCAACGCCGGAATAGCTCTGAGTGCAGCCACGTCGACCGCAACGGATTTGCGTGGATCGCGGACTGACTTGGCCTCAACTTCCCTTTCCGGTATCTGAAAGTAGTGCGCAAGCATGGCCGGATCTCCCACCAGGCGCGTGCTGCCGCAATCCGTGTGATGAAGTACGATCAGGTGAAACTCCCCGCCGCCTCCCGGAATCGCTCCGGCAACCTCGCCGATTCGTCCGAGAAGACCGAACTCCTCGAGCAGTCCCGGTGTAACTCGACCGCCGATGTTTCTGATTACCACAGCCTCACCGGGTTTGATTCCAAGCACGTGAGCAGGATCAACTCGCATATCGGCGCAACCGATGATCACTGCTTTCAAAGTCTGCAAAGATTGTGGAAGAGATGGCACAGGGGCCGCGGACTCTTTGTTGCGTTTCAACATGAGATCAAGGGCATTCATTTCTGATTCTCCTGAGAGTGATCTTGCGTAACGCGAGAATAGTCATTGGATGTTGGCGTCGATTTGTTCGGACCAAGCGATTCACGCAAAAATTACTCCGGCAATCGAAGCCGACACGATTAGGCCCGTAAACACAGGCCAAAACAGGCCCTGTATCAGCAGATCAACGCGTTCCTCTCTCAACCCATGGTTGAATCTGCAGGTGAGCGGTAAACATCAAAACAAAATCCGACGTCGCTCGGCTAAATGTTCTTGCAGACACTGGCTTCGTTAAGAAGGGCTTCAGGAGGATCAATGGCAAACACCAAGGCGGTGATTGAGCAGGCGTACTCCGCATTCAATCAGCGCGATATCGACGGCGTATTAGCGCTGATGACCGAAGACGTGACTTGGCCGAAAGCTTCGGAGGGCGGCAGAGCTGTCGGAAAAGAAGAAATCCGCGCCTACTGGACGCGACAGTGGCGAGAGTTCGATCCCCATGTCGAACCGCTTGCAATCACCACCGAAGACGGAGGCAGAATCCGCGTCAGGGTGCACCAGCTCGTCAAGAATCTTGCGGGGGAGGTTTTATTGGACCGCGAGGTTTTCCATCTATTCACCATGAATAACGGCCTGATCGCCGCCATGGAAATCGAGGACCAGCCCGATTCAGCCGGTCCCTCCCCCGCCTTCACACATCGGTCCTGACTCGCCGAGCGCTACCGTGCGGGCTTTCAGTACGCTGCTGCACCGGCCATCGCCACTGCGTGGTCCTGGTCACCCGATCCACCGCTCACGCCAATCGCGCCTACCACTTTTCCATCGCGCTTCAGCGGAATGCCGCCGGCGAAGATCATGATTTTCCCGTCGTTCGACGCGTGAATTCCGAAGAACTGCCCGCCGGACTGCGAATGTGTTGCCAGGTCTTTCGTCTCGATATCGAACGCGCGCGACGTATAGGCCTTCTTCATCGAGATATCGATGCTGCCGATCCACGCGTTGTCCATGCGCACATGCGCCACGATGTTGCCGCCCTCGTCTGCCACTGCAATATTCATCGGTTGGCCAATTTCTTTGGCCTTCTTCTCCGCCGCGCCGATCACTCGGCGAGCATCCTCTAATTTCACTGCGGACATCGGTCCTCCTAATAAGTGCTTGTGGTCAGGCGAGGTGCCTGGTCAAGAGATTCTATGCGCCTCGGATGCGACTCAACAAATGCTATCCGGCTCCGGAACTTCTCCCATCGCCCCCAGTTTTTCACACTTGCCCCGCTGCCGGTAGACTTACCGCCCCAGACCGCAGACAATCGTCGGGGAACATTGACGGTTGAATATGGCAAACATTCTTCTCCCCGCACTTCCGCTCGCCGACTACCACATCGATTCCATCGAATCCGCGATTACGCCTGCGCTCGCCATCTACCTCGACCTCGTGGATGCCAACATCCGCACTACGCTTCGCCTGCTCAATGGCGATCCCGACCGCTGGCGTCCGCACGTCAAGACCGCGAAACTCGCCGCCGTCATGTCGAGATTAGTGGAGTCGGGCGTCACGAATTTCAAGTGCGCCACCACGTTGGAACTGTTGACCGCCTGCGAAGTCGGCGCCCGCGACGTTCTGGTCGCCTACTCAAACCACGGTGCTCGCGCGGTCCGGATCAAAGAGATCGCAGCCATGTTTCCCAAGGTTCGGATTTCCGTGGTTGTAGAAGCTCTCGATGAAGTAAGCACCTGGCGGCACTCCGGCATCAGCGCCTTCATTGATGTGGATCCCGGTATGAATCGCACCGGCATCTCGCAAGATTGCGAAGAAGATATCGTTCGCCTCGCTCAGGGTCTTCAGACCGAAGGCGTTCCCTTCCGCGGCCTGCACTATTACGACGGCCACCATCGCAACGCGAACCTATCGGAGCGCGAGCAAGCCGCACACCACGGCTACGACCACCTTCTGCGCATCGTCGGAGCACTGCAACAGCACGGCCTCCCTGTCGAAGAAGTAATCACCGCTGGAACCCCGGCTTTCCCGGCTTCCCTCACCTACTCTGGCTTCCAGCGCGCTGAGTTCAAACATCGCATGTCGCCAGGCACGGTGGTTTACGGAGACATGAGCAGCCTCGCGCAACTTCCGCAGGAATGGGGATATCAACCTGCTGCGCTCGTCGTCAGCACGGTCGTCAGCCACCCGCAAGCCGACGTTTTCACCTGCGATGCCGGTCACAAGTCCGTCTCAGCCGATGCCGGAATCCCCAACTGTAGCGTCGTCGGTCATCCGGAATTCGAGCCGCTCCATCCCAGCGAAGAGCATCTGCCGGTCCGCGTCCCATCGGGCTCGGCGCGCCCGTCTCGCGGCAACATCCTCTATCTCGTTCCGCGACACGTCTGCCCCACCGTGAACAACTTCGACCACGCATTAATCATTCGTGACCATCGCATCGTGGAGGTCGCGCCCGTTACTGCCAGGGGACGAGAAGTTCCCCTTGCCGAAAACTTTCAGCAGCAGCTCCGCACATAGGTGCTATAGTGTCCGGATTCGCGTGGGGACATGAGAAACCTGCTTGCATTGTCGATTGCGGCGCTTCTGTTTTTCGTGCTCGTGTGCCCGTTTACTCCCACGCCCATCGCAGTGGTTCGCGGCAATGCTCATACCGCACCTGTCATTTTCCTCTTCCTGCTTCCTACGCTCGCGTTGCCTCTGCTGCTCGCATCCTTGGCGTGCGTCGCCATAGCGTCGCTTGAAGTTCCCGCGTTCCGCTCTGCTGTCGTAGACCTCACCTGCACTCGTCTCTGCTAGCCCGCGGCATCTATCGCAGATCCCCGCACGCTTTGGCGTGCTGACCATTTTTCTCCATCTCTGCGAGGAGTTTGCCCGTGCTTTATTTCGCACAAGCCATTCTGTCTACCCTGCGCTCGCTTGAGCGCCAGTGCCCAAGCTGCAATCACAAGCAAGTAGTTCCCAAATCAAAAGCCGCCGAATCGGTTCTCTGTGAGAAGTGCGGCACCGGCATTCCACCCAAACCAAAACAAAGTTGAGGAGCGTCATGCACGCTGACATCCTGCTGCAAATCTCGCTCGCGATCCTCGTCGCCACCGGACTGGCCTTGCTGGCGAAGCTCCTTCGCCAGCCGCTCATCCTCGCCTACATCGCTGGAGGCATCATCGTCGGCGCCGTGCAGGGGTTTGGCTGGGTGCAGACGGATGTCATCGAGCCCATCTCCGAACTTGGCTTGATTCTGCTGCTCTTCATGATCGGTCTCGAGATCGACCTGAAGAAGCTGAAGTCGGCGGGCGCGCCAGTCCTCGCCACGGGTATCGTTCAGTTTTTCGCCTGTGTCGGCCTCGGCTTTGCATTTTTCCCGCTCATCGGCTTTTCCCTCCGCACCGGAGGCCTCTCCGTCCTCTACCTCTCCGTCGCGTGCGCTCTCTCCAGCACCATGATTGTCGTAAAGCTCCTCTACGACAAGTTCGAGATCGACACCGTACCCGGCCGCATCACCCTTGGCGTCCTCGTCTTCCAGGACATCTGGGCCATTCTTTTCCTCGCCATCCAACACGACCTCAGCCACCCGCGCCCGTTGCTCTTGCTGCTCTCACTCGCCAAGGGCATTGCCGTCGTCGCTGTCGCGTTTGCCGCCAGCCGCTACCTGTTGCCGATTCTCTTTCGCTCCATCGCCAAAAGCCCAGAGCTGGTACTCATTAGCGCCCTCGCATGGTGTTTCGGCGTCGCCATGGTCGCAAGTTACGTGGGCCTTTCACGCGAGATGGGCGCACTCATCGCCGGCGTCGCCATCTCCACCTTCCCCTACAACATGGACATCGTCGCCAAGATCATCACCCTTCGCGACTTCTTCGTGACTCTCTTCTTCGTCACACTCGGAACCAAGGTCCCCCGCCCAACGTTCGGGCTGCTGCTCATCGCTGTCGGCGTCTCGATCTTCCTGAACCTCTCGCGCTTCCTCACCGTATTCCCGGTGTTGCATCGCTTCAAGGAAGGCAATCGCGCCAGCTTTTTACCGGCCCTGAATCTCGGCCAGATCAGCGAATTCTCCCTCGTCATCTGCGCCCTCGGCGTTTCCGTCGGACACATCTCCGATCGCATCCTTTCCGTCGTGCTCTACACGCTGGTCATCACATCGGTCACCTCGACGTACGCCATCATGGCGAGCCACCGCATCTTCACCTTCGTCAACCGTGGCCTCATCGCCGTTGGAATCCACGATCTCGGTGACCCCGCCGGCGAGATGGAGAAACCAGAGCCACGTCCAATCGTCTTCCTCGGCTTCTCACGCGCTAGTAGTTCCATGCTTGTTGAGTTATTAGAGATGGAGCCGGAGCGCAAGGACGAGATCGCGATCATTGACTTCAATCCCGAAGCTAAGGCTGAACTCGACCGCCGCGGCCTCCACGTCATCTATGGCGACATCAGTCATCGCGACGTGCTGCACCATGCCGGCGTCGAAGAAGCGAAGCTCGTCATCTCTACCATCCCCGACTCGCTCTTAAAAGGCACCAGCAATCTGAAACTCCTTCGCATGATTCGCGGCCTTGCGCCCGAGGCCGACGTCATCGTCACCGCCGAGTTTTTCTCCCACGCTCGCGAACTCTATGCCGCCGGAGCGACCTTCGTATTCATTCCGCGGCTGATGAGCGCGGTGGATCTCGCCGGCGCCGTCTTCGCTATCATGGCTGACCAGGGAGAACAACTTCGCGAGCGTGCCCAGGAAGCCCTCCGAGATCGCGACGAAGTCCTGCCCTGATCGCATCCGGCGTCCGCCCACTCTCGAGGCATATCTCGCTGCTCGAGCCGTCCGCTTCGGGGCCTCCACCAACGCCCTTAGCCTTCAGTAATTTGCGATTTCACTCGCAACACGATGGTTCAGCGTAAGCCCCGGGGTGGTTACCTTGGAGTGTCCGTCTTTTGAATTGGTGGATGAAATCCCCTGAGATTTCGGCGATCATGAACCACACGTCAGCAAATCGCCTTAGGGATACACCGGCATGTCTTTAGCCACGCCCGCTTTTACCGAGCGTCGAAGTTCGTATCGCAGCTATTTCGTAGCGATCGCCAGCGTCGCTATCGCTACCCTGATCAGTTTTCCGCTGCGCGACATGTTCGACCACAGCCGCGGCCTGCTTCTCTTCGTAGCCATCATGTTCAGCGCCTGGTACGGAGGCATGCGCCCCGGCCTGCTCGCCGGCCTGCTCACCGGTATCTCCTTCACGGTCTTCTTCAACGATCAGCACGGACTCAATGTGAATCTCTACGGGTTCACCCGTGTCACCGTTTTCAGTGCCGCAGCCTTCACCGTCAGCTACCTCATGGCGAAGCGTAACCAGGCCCTAGCCGACGCGCTCACTGCAAACCAGGAACTCGAAAAAGCGATCGAGGAAATCCACGTCCTTCGTGGCATTCTTCCCATCTGCATGCACTGCAAACAAATTCGAGACGGCGAAGGTTCCTGGCAGGAAGTCGAAAGCTACATCGCTGCCCAAACCGAAGCCAAGTTCAGCCACGGCGTCTGCCCCGATTGCCTCGATAAGTTCTACCCCGAAGTCCACAACATCGCCGCAAGGTAAGTTTCCGCTTTCCTGTCCCGTGTGTCTCCGAATTCCTCCGCGGCAAGGAGCATTTCGTGCATGACTTGCAGTTCACTCGTGCGGGCATCACACTGTTCGGCGGAATACTGATGTTTGTCATGGCTGTGGGTGGAACGTTCGCCGGAAAACTTCCGAAACGCTTTGGAGGACTAGCGTACCGGGCCAGAGACCCAAAACAATATTGGACGGCGCTCGCGCTCTATTACCTCGCGGCATTCGGTTTTATTGGGTACTACTTGTACGCAATCCACGCGTTCTCAAACTGAACTGTGCTGAAGAACGGGGAGGTAGAACGATGCCCCACTCGAGTGATCAAACAATGTTCGTAATTTTGGGAGCTCGTCCGTCAATCTCTTTTCGCGTAGCAGAAACGACGAGCCCGGTAGAACTCGAACGCAGGCCATATGGACTGCTGGAGAAAGAAGTGGGTTTTTACGACTTCCTTCGCAACCGAGAGGCGGCGGTTATCGGGCTTCGGTTCTCATTCTTTAGCAAACAGAAAGTGCTCAAAGATACCGCCGATCTCGACTACATCTATGTCGATGAAAAGCGGCAGTACATCGAAATTTACCTACAGGGCTATCGTGGGAGCGCAATCCAAGAACCGGGTGAGCAGGCGTTCGGTGATGATGCGATCTGGCGCAGTGAGCAAGGAATCTACGCTCTTCAAGTCGGAACTGACAAACTGACCGACTCGGAAATCGAGTCACTCAAATCAAACGTCCCGCCCCATGGGAAATAGGGCCAGTGCTTCGTCTGTCCCCGATTTCCCGAATTTCACCTTACCCCGCCACGTAGATGCTGGTACGCATTCTCCCGAATATCCGGTACTCTGAATTCACCACCCCGTAAACGGCCCTAAGTACCTGCTCCCATCAACAACCGAACTCTCTCGACGCACGAAGGGGATATCATGCGGTTTCGCCCGTTGCTGCCCGTTGTCGCACTTCTCTGCTTCTTCACCGGCACCACAGCACTCGCGCAAACCTTTACGTCGTCGTCGATTTCTCTGCCGGCGACTTCGCTCTCGACCACGACGGCGCAGCCGGGCACTCCGTTTCCGCAGACGATCTCGGTGAACCTTGGGGGCGCTACCGTCGCCGGATTGCAGGTGAAGCTGAACGACTGGTATTGGCAGAACAGCCTCACGTATCCCCTTGAGATCATGCTGGTCGGGCCAGACGGCACCGACCTGGTGTTCTTCGGAGGCAACTGCGACGATGCGAATTTCGATCTTCAGAGTTTTACCAACACCTTGACGCTTGCCGACTCCGCGAGCGGGGATCCACCGAACGGAATCCCGGCGGCCTCCCCTTCGGCTTGCTCGAACAACGCTACGTACAAGCCCTTCGTAAATCAGGAACTGGTTAGTAATTCGCCACCGGCGTGTCCCACTTTCGCCGGTTCAGGAATCTCATCGCCGACTTGTGCGGACTCTACGCATACACTCAATTCAGTCTTTGGCGGCAGAATTGCGAGCGGCACGTGGAAGGTTTACGCGCAGGTTTGGCCTGAAAACAGTATTGACAGCACGAACGCCGGCTCGCTTGGTAGCGTGTCGCTTTTGATTTCCGTACCTGTCGCTTCGAGCACGACGACCGCCATCAGCTCCAGCAACAATCCTTCCTTTACGGGATCGTCGGTGACGTTCACCGCCACCGTCTTGAGTGCCGGCTCTCCTGTTACCAGCGGTACTGTAACGTTCACCGATAACGGCAGTACGATCTCAGGGTGCGGGTCAGATGCGCTTTCCAGCGGAAGTGCCACTTGCACCACTTCCTTCGGCTCCGAGGGCTCCCATACCATCCAGGCGACGTATAACCCAGCCTCAGGGTATTCCTCCAGCAGCGGCTCAGTGTCGCAATTCGTAAACAATCACACGACGGTCAACGGCCAAGCCTTCTGCAATAGCGGAACAATCGCCATCAGCAGTGCGGGCCTGACCGTCCCGTACCCGCAACACGTTTTTGTGAGCGGCCTTACTGGAACGATGGACGAGATGACGCTGACTTTGAACGACGTCACGTCCAATGGCGGCGTCGGCAACTTGAAGGCAATGCTTGTAGCGCCGGATGGAAAGGCGTTTGTATCGACCGCAAATGCGGGCGGAAGCACAGCCCCGAGCAGTCTCACGATGAAGTTGAGCGACGTCGGCACGGCGTTCCTCGACGCGGCAGCGAACGCCACCGCACCAGACTCTGGTACCACGTATCTGCCGACGTACTACGCACCGGCAGTTTCGTTTCCCGCTCCAGCGCCGGCAAGCGGAGTCAACGCGCCTTATTCCTTCGGTTCGGCGACTTTCCTGAGCACCTTCGGAAGCGAAAACCTCAACGCGGCCGGATCGACCGATCAACAATGGAGCTTGTATCTCTCGGATCAGAGCGGCGACACAGTAACTGTAGGCGGCTATTGCCTGAGCTTTGCTACCAGCAGCAATCAAGCGACCGCCACCGCACTTTCCCCATCTCCCTTGTCTGCGACGCTTGGCAATCCGGTGACGCTGACCGCAAACGTCACTGCCAGCGGATCACCGCTCGCCGGCGCCACCGTTACGTTCTATCAGTCCGGAA
This window encodes:
- a CDS encoding peptidyl-prolyl cis-trans isomerase, whose product is MIRFLQTPSKTKKIVLGGLLTVICVMMVVTLIPGGGIFGFGDTTVTGDSDLAKVDGEAITAADASKAAQNMAQQQRYPAQFVPFLMPQAVEMLIKQKAVLDEAHRMGLNVSDEELRAVLHKGQFGEILFPKGNYVGDDAYQNFVQSQFSMTVPQFELELKKSIEIQKLRGVVEASATVADADIDNLVRQQQTKVKFDYASLSLADIEKGINPSDAEMKAWYEAHKDQFKDSLPEKRKIKYVSVIGSKLPGVQPSDADIQKYYNDHKTEFTIPQTATVQHILVMVPQGADAKTDAAAKAKAEDYLKQARGGANFGELAKKYSDDKGTGDSTLEVTPQGNLVKEFKDASLAGKTGDILGPVKTQFGYHIIKIQKNEPAGARSLDEVKSQIAIVMGGQKAADAAQKAADNLRNSARVQGLDKAAAAAGDTVETTDFVTQSSLLPGIGQAPQFMNAVFKANAKSGADVAPITGGYAVYEVTDVQPPATPTFEQAKAQVEQQFKAGKAQTLIVQKAQELADRARTEHDLKKAAKEAGVTVKTSEMVTQSSQVPDVGSLSGPSFTAVFAGKTGDIIGPVQGGRNAIVIAVVEKQEPTADEMTKGKEEARQQLLAKKKDEVLEIYVSNLIASMEKSGKIKRNKKAIERLSQGAGLGSSQGE
- a CDS encoding radical SAM protein; its protein translation is MRKRPNSLHRNLVAARRRVRELAMIGRALASTDHPVMAHIIPMRQCNLSCKYCNEYDKVSKPVPLETIKRRIDLLAKLGTNIVTISGGEPLLHPDLDEIIRHMRKHPIIAGMITNGYLLTADRIKRLNNAGLDHLQISIDNVNPDDVSKKSLKVLDKKLQLLSEHADFHVNINSVVGGGVKDPHDALVVSRRALQLGFTSTVGIIHDGEGQLQPLNEEERAVFLKIKTLEKKSYSRFNHFQNNIAHGKPNEWRCRAGARYIYICEDGLVHYCSQQRGYPAVPLEQYTTADVKREFLTEKSCAPHCTISCVHQISYIDHWRAPQSITSAQPVPENELVQIE
- a CDS encoding carbonic anhydrase — its product is MNALDLMLKRNKESAAPVPSLPQSLQTLKAVIIGCADMRVDPAHVLGIKPGEAVVIRNIGGRVTPGLLEEFGLLGRIGEVAGAIPGGGGEFHLIVLHHTDCGSTRLVGDPAMLAHYFQIPEREVEAKSVRDPRKSVAVDVAALRAIPALPDDWLISGLVYDVATGLVEVVVPASPIRAANAA
- a CDS encoding nuclear transport factor 2 family protein; amino-acid sequence: MANTKAVIEQAYSAFNQRDIDGVLALMTEDVTWPKASEGGRAVGKEEIRAYWTRQWREFDPHVEPLAITTEDGGRIRVRVHQLVKNLAGEVLLDREVFHLFTMNNGLIAAMEIEDQPDSAGPSPAFTHRS
- a CDS encoding GlcG/HbpS family heme-binding protein, translating into MSAVKLEDARRVIGAAEKKAKEIGQPMNIAVADEGGNIVAHVRMDNAWIGSIDISMKKAYTSRAFDIETKDLATHSQSGGQFFGIHASNDGKIMIFAGGIPLKRDGKVVGAIGVSGGSGDQDHAVAMAGAAAY
- a CDS encoding D-TA family PLP-dependent enzyme, which encodes MANILLPALPLADYHIDSIESAITPALAIYLDLVDANIRTTLRLLNGDPDRWRPHVKTAKLAAVMSRLVESGVTNFKCATTLELLTACEVGARDVLVAYSNHGARAVRIKEIAAMFPKVRISVVVEALDEVSTWRHSGISAFIDVDPGMNRTGISQDCEEDIVRLAQGLQTEGVPFRGLHYYDGHHRNANLSEREQAAHHGYDHLLRIVGALQQHGLPVEEVITAGTPAFPASLTYSGFQRAEFKHRMSPGTVVYGDMSSLAQLPQEWGYQPAALVVSTVVSHPQADVFTCDAGHKSVSADAGIPNCSVVGHPEFEPLHPSEEHLPVRVPSGSARPSRGNILYLVPRHVCPTVNNFDHALIIRDHRIVEVAPVTARGREVPLAENFQQQLRT
- a CDS encoding cation:proton antiporter; translation: MHADILLQISLAILVATGLALLAKLLRQPLILAYIAGGIIVGAVQGFGWVQTDVIEPISELGLILLLFMIGLEIDLKKLKSAGAPVLATGIVQFFACVGLGFAFFPLIGFSLRTGGLSVLYLSVACALSSTMIVVKLLYDKFEIDTVPGRITLGVLVFQDIWAILFLAIQHDLSHPRPLLLLLSLAKGIAVVAVAFAASRYLLPILFRSIAKSPELVLISALAWCFGVAMVASYVGLSREMGALIAGVAISTFPYNMDIVAKIITLRDFFVTLFFVTLGTKVPRPTFGLLLIAVGVSIFLNLSRFLTVFPVLHRFKEGNRASFLPALNLGQISEFSLVICALGVSVGHISDRILSVVLYTLVITSVTSTYAIMASHRIFTFVNRGLIAVGIHDLGDPAGEMEKPEPRPIVFLGFSRASSSMLVELLEMEPERKDEIAIIDFNPEAKAELDRRGLHVIYGDISHRDVLHHAGVEEAKLVISTIPDSLLKGTSNLKLLRMIRGLAPEADVIVTAEFFSHARELYAAGATFVFIPRLMSAVDLAGAVFAIMADQGEQLRERAQEALRDRDEVLP
- a CDS encoding DUF4118 domain-containing protein, with protein sequence MSLATPAFTERRSSYRSYFVAIASVAIATLISFPLRDMFDHSRGLLLFVAIMFSAWYGGMRPGLLAGLLTGISFTVFFNDQHGLNVNLYGFTRVTVFSAAAFTVSYLMAKRNQALADALTANQELEKAIEEIHVLRGILPICMHCKQIRDGEGSWQEVESYIAAQTEAKFSHGVCPDCLDKFYPEVHNIAAR